In Arthrobacter sp. StoSoilB5, one genomic interval encodes:
- a CDS encoding glutamate synthase subunit beta, which translates to MADPRGFLKVRQRETQPRRPVPVRIMDWKEVYEAQEKGVLKSQAGRCMDCGVPFCHQGCPLGNLIPEWNDLVWRDKGEEAIERLHATNNFPEFTGRLCPAPCEASCVLGINQPAVTIKQVEVSIIDEAFDNDWVHPLPPTRLTGKTVAVVGSGPAGLAVAQQLTRVGHTVAVYERDDKIGGLLRYGIPDFKMEKEQVDRRLEQMKAEGTRFRTGVAVGTDVTWEQLRRRYDAVVIATGATVPRDLPIPGRDLDGVHFAMDYLVPSNRVVAGENPENHIDARGKHVVILGGGDTGADCIGTAHRHQAASVTTLAIGKQPPLERAGHQPWPTFPTLFEVASAHEEGGERTYLASTVEFVGENGKLTGVKVAETEFVDGKRLPKAGTERIIPADLVFLSLGFTGAEPSGITEQVSAEFDGRGNVARDGYYMTNTEGVFVAGDAGRGQSLIVWAIAEGRACAAAVDKFLMGSTILPAPVAPTDRAIAVL; encoded by the coding sequence GTGGCTGATCCACGCGGATTTCTGAAAGTCCGGCAGCGCGAGACGCAGCCACGCCGTCCCGTTCCGGTCCGCATCATGGACTGGAAGGAAGTGTACGAAGCGCAGGAAAAGGGCGTCCTGAAGAGCCAGGCCGGGCGCTGCATGGACTGCGGCGTACCGTTCTGCCATCAGGGCTGCCCGCTGGGTAACCTCATTCCTGAATGGAACGACCTCGTGTGGCGGGACAAGGGCGAGGAGGCGATTGAACGCCTCCACGCCACGAACAACTTCCCGGAGTTCACCGGGCGTCTGTGCCCGGCACCCTGTGAAGCGTCCTGCGTGCTGGGCATCAACCAGCCTGCCGTGACCATCAAGCAGGTTGAGGTTTCCATCATCGATGAAGCCTTCGACAACGACTGGGTCCACCCCCTTCCGCCGACGCGCCTCACAGGCAAGACGGTTGCCGTGGTGGGGTCCGGTCCTGCCGGCCTGGCAGTTGCACAGCAGCTGACGCGCGTTGGTCACACGGTTGCCGTGTACGAGCGTGACGACAAGATCGGCGGCCTGCTCCGCTACGGCATCCCCGACTTCAAAATGGAGAAGGAACAGGTTGACCGTCGCCTGGAGCAGATGAAGGCCGAAGGCACCCGTTTCCGCACCGGCGTCGCAGTCGGCACGGACGTGACGTGGGAACAGTTGCGCCGGCGTTACGATGCCGTGGTGATCGCTACCGGGGCTACAGTTCCGCGCGATCTGCCCATTCCGGGCCGTGACCTTGACGGTGTCCACTTCGCCATGGACTACCTGGTTCCTTCCAACCGCGTAGTGGCGGGGGAGAACCCGGAGAATCACATCGACGCCCGTGGCAAGCACGTGGTCATCCTTGGCGGTGGCGATACCGGTGCAGACTGCATCGGTACAGCGCACCGTCACCAAGCGGCTTCCGTTACGACGCTCGCGATCGGCAAGCAGCCGCCTCTTGAGCGTGCAGGTCACCAGCCGTGGCCGACGTTCCCCACGCTCTTCGAGGTCGCCAGCGCCCACGAAGAAGGCGGCGAGCGTACGTACCTGGCGTCCACCGTGGAGTTTGTTGGCGAGAACGGCAAGCTCACCGGGGTCAAGGTTGCCGAGACGGAGTTCGTGGATGGCAAGCGCCTCCCGAAGGCCGGCACGGAGCGGATCATTCCCGCTGACCTCGTCTTCCTGAGCCTCGGCTTCACCGGTGCTGAACCGTCCGGTATCACCGAGCAGGTCAGTGCAGAATTCGACGGTCGGGGCAACGTTGCCCGCGACGGCTACTACATGACGAACACCGAGGGTGTGTTTGTTGCCGGTGATGCCGGACGTGGCCAGTCCCTGATTGTGTGGGCCATTGCCGAAGGCCGTGCATGCGCGGCAGCAGTGGACAAGTTCCTCATGGGAAGCACGATCCTTCCGGCACCGGTCGCCCCCACCGACCGGGCAATCGCGGTCTTATAG